In Aliivibrio wodanis, a genomic segment contains:
- a CDS encoding secretion protein, HlyD family — protein MKKTLFALSLATNLISSSLFAVELIGQTKSKSPLNVVSEISGMVEQANIELGERIIKNTTLATIKNQNFKLEVSKQKANLSLAQADLKLKKSLFIRYQELKKKNSLSQNELDVASADYDSAKATVSLAKIELDKAQLDLQSTIIASEINGYVVNRSVEDGAWVNQGDLLYQIVNIDTLTIRLLASEFDISELTVGQKVVIWPETNPKMKVSSSIKRIGVEIDPQTFAYPIDVEIQNSDHLLKPGMSIHASTILSNSRKAEL, from the coding sequence ATGAAAAAAACATTATTCGCATTGAGCTTAGCAACAAACTTAATCTCATCATCTCTTTTCGCTGTTGAATTAATTGGTCAAACCAAAAGTAAAAGCCCACTGAACGTCGTTTCAGAAATTAGTGGCATGGTTGAACAAGCCAATATTGAACTTGGTGAGCGAATTATAAAAAACACCACGTTAGCAACGATTAAAAACCAAAATTTCAAATTAGAAGTCAGTAAACAAAAAGCGAACTTATCTTTAGCTCAAGCAGATCTAAAACTTAAAAAATCACTCTTTATTCGCTACCAAGAGTTAAAAAAGAAAAACAGCCTGTCTCAAAATGAATTAGATGTTGCGTCTGCCGATTATGACAGTGCTAAAGCGACTGTCTCATTAGCAAAAATTGAGTTAGATAAAGCGCAATTAGATTTACAAAGCACTATTATTGCTTCTGAAATTAACGGTTATGTGGTGAATCGATCCGTAGAAGATGGCGCATGGGTAAACCAAGGTGATTTACTTTATCAAATTGTCAACATAGACACCCTAACCATTCGATTACTTGCCAGTGAATTTGATATTTCCGAGCTAACCGTAGGCCAAAAGGTGGTCATTTGGCCTGAAACGAACCCTAAAATGAAGGTATCGTCGTCAATAAAACGCATAGGGGTAGAGATTGACCCTCAAACTTTTGCTTACCCTATTGATGTTGAAATTCAAAACTCAGATCACCTATTAAAACCAGGTATGTCTATCCATGCTTCTACCATTCTTTCTAATTCACGTAAGGCTGAACTATGA